The genomic region gtccagttctggtcagctcactataggaaggatgtggatgcattggaaagggtacagaggagatttaccagaatgctgcctggtttagagagtatggattatgatcagagattaagggagctagggctttactctttggagagaaggaggatgagaggatacatgatagaggtatacaagatattaagaggaatagatagagtggatagccagtgcctcttccccagggcaccactgctcaatacaagaggacatggctttacggtaaggggtgggaagttcaagggcgatgttagaggaaggttttttactcagagagcagttggtgcatggaatgcactgcctgagttaatggtggaggcagatacactggtgaaatttaagagactactggacaggtatatggaggaatttaaggtgggaggcagggtttgagggtcggcacaacattgtgggccaaagggcctgtactgtgctgtactgttctatgttctattctcataaggcatgctccccaatccaggcaacatccttgtaaatctcctctgcaccctttctatggcttccacatccttcctgtagtgaggcgactggaactgagcacagtactccaagtgtggtctgaccagggtcttatatagttgcaacattacctcttggctcctaaattcaattccatgattgatgaagaccaatacaccgtacaacttcttaaccacagagtcaacctgcgcagctgttttgagtgtcctatggacttggaccccaagatccctctgatccacattgccaagagtcttaccaataatactatattctgccatcatatttgacctaccaaaatgaaccacttcacacttacctgggttgaaatccatctgccatttctcagcccagtttggcaaactatcaatgtcccactgtaacatctgacagccctccgcactatccacaacacctccaacctttgtgtcatcatcaaacttcctaacccatccctccacttcctcatccaggtcatttataaaaatcacaaagagtaagggttccagaacagatccctgaggcacaccactggtaactaccgccatgcaggatatgacccatctacaaccactctttgccttctgtgggcaagcaagttctggatctacaaagcaatattcccttggatcccatgcctccttactttctctataagccttgcatggtgtaccttatcaaatgccttgctgaaatcataTACActagttggataagtcgctgggtccagatgagatgtaccGTAGGCTAATGTGGGAGGcaggggaggagattgctgagcctctggcaatgatctttgcatcatcaatggggacgggagagtttctagaggattggagggttgcagatgttgttcctttattcaagaaagggagtaaaaatagcccaggaaattatagagcagtgagtcttacctcagtggttggtaagttgatggagaagatcctgagaggcaggatttatgaaaatttggggaggcataatatgattaggagtagtcagcatggctttgtcaagggcaggtcgtgctttgccagcctgattgaattttttgaggatgtgactaaacacattgacatTGCAGAGCACACGTTCTTCCTCCTCACCCTTCCCTCATCTCCATGGTAACCTTTATGTTGCTGTGCTTGTGGTAGCTACTGAAAATTTAAGGATCCGACTCACTTCCTAGCAGAGCGTGTGGGATTGACGCAGCAGGCGGGAAACCTGCCAGTAGTGTTTTAATGAATGAATTTGGTTACCAAGCTGCTCGAAGTTGAGACAAGCTCTCCAATAATTTTGGCAGAGTTTGACTGGGTGCCAAACTGTTCAGAGTGTGTGAATTCCAATTTCTAGACATTtgggaaaaaaaactgcagatgctggaaatctgaaataaaaacaggaaatgctggaaaacaCAACAAGTCCAAGAGCATCTGCCGGAAGAGAAACAggtcatcagaactgagaaaggtAGAAAGCACATTAATCTTAGTGGTAGAGATGGTGGGAAAGGCAAATTGGTGTCACAAAGGAAATGTCTGTAATAGGCATTTGAATTGTTGGTGCCATTCTCTGATGAAACAGATTGTGTGGTATATTTATTAAAGGAGACGCCTCCCCTAATGATCAGGACGCACACGTTACCGTGAAGGTCTCTGGTGTGGTTCTGTCAATTTGATGATTTAAGGTATTTAAACCGACTAGATTATTTTAATAATGCAATTCTATCTAAGGCCATGGGATATCTGTGTGTGCCAAGCCCAGTCTGACTCTGAAATGCTTTCTGACATATCGGGGAAGCCAGTTAAGGACGGGCGCTAGATGCATCCAAATGTCAAGTTCACGTGTATCGTCACACGTATTGTGTGTTAGACGGAAATAAGGGATACCTTTATCGATAATAGAATCCTGACGTGAACAAGATGTTCCAGTGTACCGGCGTGGAATGTCAGTGGGACGTGAACTCTCCGTGGCAGCGATGCGCGAGGCTTTTTGGCTGAGTGGCGCCGGTACCAACTCATTTGCAGCTGCCATCTGCCAAGTCATATTTTACCTTTTGTTGCATCACTCTAACCATGCTTAATTTCACGGACCATTTCACAGTTTTGTAATTATAATTTGTCGTGACGTCTTCTGGTAATCACTTtaggttttttttctctccctcatttttaaaaaaaattttggtCGTTCCTCCTTGCTGTTTGCTATTTGGTCGGTGCTCTGCGTTATGCTGTCTCTCCATCCGCCGCTGCCCCGGTGGAAGTGAcaggaggttgtggaggcagactggggtggtgggaggagggCGAGCCGCGAGAGCGCGCAGCGCGCATCCGCCGCcactggcagcagtacagcagaTGCTGGGAAGTGCAGCTTGTCCGCCTTCGGCGCTGGTGTTTGTCATGACCGGCTTCAATGCGTCTCCCTGAAGCTGCGCCGAAAACAGCACAGGGAGGCAAAGGAGGAGGGAAGGTTGCCCGACGAAATCCAGATCCAGGAGGCTGCGCTGGAGAGGCTGCACCGTCGCAAATTTCGCTGCGAAAATGCACTGGCCAGATTTCACCCCCGCGTGTGTGCAGGATTTAAATTAACAAGATTCGGGAGTTCGCTTGGGGTAGACTACTCTAGCAGGTCTGTTTCTTTTTATCATGTGCAACAACTCGCCTTCCAGCCAGGATAACCAAAGACAATGCAAATTTCTGTCATACATGTTCTACCAGGCAGTCAGGGACCGTAAGCCAGTGTGGATGCTGGAGGAAATGAGGACGATGGAATCATTTTACTGGGAAGAGAACACCAAACTCCGCACTTACACCCCTTCGGAAGCCCTCCTGTACGCAGTGGTGCACAATCACCTCCCCTATGCCCAGTACTTGCTGTCCCGTTACGCGGACGAGGCTCTGGAAATGCCCGGGGATCGGTTCTGTTGCTGCCCTTCATCCGCCCCTCATCTCACCATGGCTGTCAGGTACGACCGCAAAGACATCCTGGGCCTGATCCTGAAGATCGCCAGCCAGCTGCCCGGCTTCAAGTCGTACGTTAACAGGAAGGGCTGTTTTCACGTCGAGGACGGGAAAACTCCACTCCACTTGGCCTGCGAGCTTCTGCGAGCAGAAAGCGTTCTAATGCTGCTGGGGAGCGGGGCTTCGCCGAAGATTGTCGACAGCAAAGGGCTCACCCCGctggatgtgattctggaacagctCCAGGTCTCCAAGATCAACGTAGAGTCCAAAAAGTTGTGTATCGATCACCTGCTGCTCTTCACCTCAAACCTACAATTCAAGATGAAGAGGGATTTGAAAGACAACCCAGCTGAATGGAACAGACTTCTGGGGGAAGACAAATACAACTACCTGTCTGGGAAAACGCCCGCCACTTTATTCCTCATTTCTATGCAAGGCGTCTTAAAATGCCTTCCACCGTCAAATTTCCCAGCCAGTGTGAAGGAATTGCCCATACCGCAATCCTTAAAACCTCTGCCTTCGGAAAGATTGACATTGCGTTCTGTCGACGTACAGTAGCCCTAATTTACCTTAAAAGGGATTTTTTGTGACCATGAATGAATTGTTGCTACAGGAATGCCAACATTGTCCTCTAAAGAAAAAGCATGGTATGCTTTCCTTTTATAGCTTATTATCTTTCGACCTGTTTATAAGTGCTGATATAAAATAAAGATTAAAATCCTTGCAAAATTAACTGATCGATTAGTTCGTGAGACATGTGACCTTTTAATATCACTGTTGGGTAGAGAATGCGAAACAGAATTGTGAGTCTTACTGTACTGGGCTACTTAAATGACAATTTTTCACCAGCTCAGAATGTAAAAGAAACTGCAATTCCTGATAGCATGTGTTACAGAATAAATAGACCACAGCAGCTGGAAGCAAGCTCTTTAGCTCTGCCTATACAGCGAATGGACTCTGGTTACAGATCCATATTGTATTTCTGTGATTGCCCAGGCCGCGAGTTCATTAGACTTTGTGAGTACGTTATAAGACAGTAATAATACGTTAGGATTAATTTCCGTGCTGAACGATAGGTAATATATCCATATATTTAATTTTAAAAGAATATTAATATACTTCCATATTTTAAACAATCTTTTCTTGTAGACGTCTCTTTCAGTCCTCGAATACGCCCTGTTGTACAGAGCATGTATATTCGTGTATGATAAGAAAGAGCAAGGTTGACTTCGAGAATAAGATCCCTGTGAAGATAAAGAGGccaataaataatattaaaattccAGGATATTAGTCCTAGTTCACAAAATATTAAAACATTGCATGTTTACTGTAAACTATAATAAATTTAAGTTAAATATTTAAGGAATTGTATGTGCCAAAGGCAATCTATTTATATATCAAGGAATTTTTCATGTCTGTATAATATCCATTATTCAGGATCCTAAGGACATGCTGCGTTTAAtaaagagtttttttttattttataaaaCTTATAATCATATATATCTGtttattaaatttttaaaaattacatttaAATATTTATTATAGCAATGCTATTGCATATATTAGTTCCCAGCAAGTTATAGTTCATTTCAAATCCAGAATTGGCGAATTGTATCTCTGATTTGTAAATGGATACTTTTTTTAACCCAGTGGAGTTGTCTGGATGACTGTGCAGCCTTTCTGTGCATTTGTTGATGAGAAGAAAATGAGAGTACCTAAGTTTTACATTGATCATTTTGGCTGCTTTACTGTCTGGTTACCAAATGGTCGTCAGTGTTTATATTGTAAATATTGACATGGAAAAGAATATTTGTACAGAGATAGACACATTTTCTATTGATGTAAAAATCATCTGAAGTAGTAAAGTTGGTCAGCGATTTTAGTTGAAGCAACTGCAGTAAAATCTCTAGGTAGTTAAATATATGTAAAAGTGGAAGCATGATTGGGCATATTTTGTATTATTAATATGCATGTATGTAGAATGGATTTCTatcaaaaaagtaataaatacgCAAAAGTTTGCCAAATGACTAGGTTGGTCATTTCTAATTCAGATGGAAGTAACAAATTCAGCAGTGAAGTgatattttgtgtttttgtgtgcttGGGATGGATTGTTGCCATTCATGTGGTAAAATCTAAATAAGTATATTTCCTGTACATGTAATAGTTTAACTATCTGTACACCTTTAAGCTCGAGATCAAAATTAGAATAGATGTGTGAGATCGCTCATGTTTCATTGTTTCTAGAGCGTGCAACAATTTTAAAAGTCTCTTTAAACTCACTTGAAAATATTCAATATTAAGTAATATGGACATTTTTCTTAACCTCTGAATTAAACAATCAAGGCTTTGTACTCTTTCTTCATATCTCAGATGCCGTAAGTTGTCAATCTCTGCTTTGCTTCCAGTAACTGTACATTTCTGCTGTATTATAGTGATGGAAACATTTCAGCAAGTTCTGTACTTAACATGGCATATTATAGCAACCACTGGAGACTAAAAGTAATTTCTTCAAACTTGAACACTACTTTAACTTAGGTTTCTTCATTGCCATCACATATCGTGATGTTGGCTTTGCCAAGCTCTATCTTCCATGGCTGTTAGAAGCTCCTGGTTGCAGACCATAATAATTCCCCATTCTATTCTCACACCCTGTCTGTCCTCTGGTTCTTCCACTGCCAGGGTCAGTCCAATGTAATCTAAAAGAGCAGCGACTCATATTCTTCCTGGGTAGTTCTATTACAATTTTGTTTAGAGTAACTGGCTTGTGTGGACCAATGAGTCCACACTGCCCAAATGCATTCACGTGACCAAGCCTGTCTTTAGAATGAAGGAGGAAACCTGTCGCAAGTACAGTACTCTTCTTTCCAAGTGTGAGGCAAGggtaacttcactcgcctcaacactgaactgattccacaaggcatggactcactttcaaggattctacaagtCGCGTTCtcagtgtttatttatttatttgtttgttttttatcattatttttattgcattttcacagtttatcttcttttgcatgttggttatcTTTTCAGTCTTTGTGTtttgcattgattctattgtatttctttgttctactgtgaatgcctgcaagggaatgaatctcagggtagtaaatggtgacatcGTTTTGTTaatattttactttgaactttgaagtcaacTCGACCAGCCCATCACCCAgttttcctcccctcctccaccttctcaaTCTGCACATCACCCACAACTTCCACTGTGTCCACTCCGCCCACTAGTTCCACCTTTCCACCATACCACTCTTATTTGGTTTCTCTTCACCTTCCTTTCTTATCAAATTTCATAACACTTTGTCGCCTCCGCCTCTCAACTCCTAGCCTCTATCACTATTCCCACCAGTTCATCTCCTACCTGACTTCATCTGCCAATTAATTCCTCACTTTCATTCACTTATTACTTGTCAGGTCTTGCCTCGTCCCTCATTGATGACTCCTCCTGTCTTAAGCCCTCCTCCTCCTCATGGACAGCCTGGTCTGTCCTTCTGcctgctctgaattttttcatcTCCTAATTGCTGACAGGATATTAGCCATCTcgacttcaccatttccctcacCTATTTCAATTTCAACCCCTCTAAATGTTCTGCTGTCCACTCTCCACACTGATCCTAACTCAGTGTCAAACCCATAGACAAggtggtgctgttgtagtctggcagactgacctctaccctgctgaggccaggcagcagctctctTGGACATATTGTTTTATTTAACCAGAACCCCACTGTCTCCTACACCACTGTTGACCTAATCACCTTTGCAGATCTCTGCTCTAACTACAAACTCATGTTCCTCAAACCTGCTCTGcatgtttctacctcctacccaagatccacaaactaaACTGCCCTGGTAGGCCCATTGTTTCcacctgctcctgctctactgaACTTGTGGCTTCATATCTCGACTCCATTTTGTCCCTCTTAGGCTGGTGCCTTCCTATCTCTATCCATGAcatttaaaatgctctccaccacGTCAATAA from Mobula birostris isolate sMobBir1 chromosome 8, sMobBir1.hap1, whole genome shotgun sequence harbors:
- the LOC140202162 gene encoding ankyrin repeat domain-containing protein 9 is translated as MCNNSPSSQDNQRQCKFLSYMFYQAVRDRKPVWMLEEMRTMESFYWEENTKLRTYTPSEALLYAVVHNHLPYAQYLLSRYADEALEMPGDRFCCCPSSAPHLTMAVRYDRKDILGLILKIASQLPGFKSYVNRKGCFHVEDGKTPLHLACELLRAESVLMLLGSGASPKIVDSKGLTPLDVILEQLQVSKINVESKKLCIDHLLLFTSNLQFKMKRDLKDNPAEWNRLLGEDKYNYLSGKTPATLFLISMQGVLKCLPPSNFPASVKELPIPQSLKPLPSERLTLRSVDVQ